The Caulobacter sp. FWC2 region CATCGGCAGATCGCCCTATCGCGTGGCCTTCTCCGACTGCCGGCGGGCCAGCGCCTTGGGCGAAGCAAAAGCCTCGTCCGGCGCGCCCTGGGCGTTCTGAAGGCCGTTGGCGCCGCAGTGGGCGATGCGATTTAGGCGAGCCTTCCAGGCCTCGACTTGCCTATCGCTCAGCAAGGTCTCGGGCGGCGCACGGCGCGGCCGCGCCTTGATCGGCGGCTTAGCCAGCGGCGTGGCCGGAAACTCGGCGGACGGCGCGGCCTGGAGGGCGGTGGCGAGGATCAACGCGGACAAAAGCATGGCGGGGCTCCGTTGCCGAAACCCCGCCACTCTACGTCCGATTGACGAACGTGGTCATCACTTATCGTAAAGACCCGTTACGCGTGCCGTCCTAGGCCTGGGTCACCCAGCCCTCGACGCCCATGGCCGCCTGGCGCAGGGCTTCCGAGCGGGTCGGGTGCGGGTGGCAGGTGCGGGCCACGTCTTCCGAGGCGCCGCCGAACTCCATGGCCACGCAGTATTCGGCGATCATGTCGCCGACGTTCGGGCCGACCATGTGGGCGCCCAGGATGCGGTCGGTCTTGGCGTCGGCCAGCACCTTCACGAAGCCGTCGGTCTCGTGGTTGATCTTGGCGCGGCTGTTGGCCAGGAACGGGAACTTGCCGACCTTGTAGGCGACGCCCGCGGCCTTCAGCTCGTCCTCGGTCTTGCCGACCGTGGCGACTTCCGGGCTGGTGTAAACGACGCCCGGGATGATGTCGTAGTTCACGTGGCCGGCCTTGCCCGCGATCAGTTCGATGCAGGCGATGGCCTCGTCCTCGGCCTTGTGGGCCAGCATCGGACCCGAGGTGACGTCGCCGACCACCCACACGCCGGCCACGCCGGTCTTGTAGTGGTCGTTGGCGATCATGCCGCGCTTGTCCGGCGTGATGCCGACCGTTTCCAGGCCCAGGCCCTGGGTGAACGGGCGGCGGCCGATGGCGACCAGCACGTAGTCAGCCTCGATCGTGGCGGCCTCGCCGCCCGCGACCGGCTCGTGGGTCAGCTTCACGCCCTTGGCGCCGGCTTCGGCGCCAGTGACCTTTGCGCCCAACTGGAACTTGAAGCCCTGCTTGGTCAGGATCTTCTGGAAGGCGGTGGCGACCTCGGTGTCCGTGCCCGGCAGGATGCGGTCCAGATATTCGACGACGGTGACTTCGGCGCCCAGGCGCTTCCACACCGAACCCAGCTCCAGGCCGATGACCCCCGCGCCAACCACGACCAGATGCTTGGGCACTTCCGGCAGCGACAGGGCGCCGGTGGAGTCGAGGATGCGCTTGTTGTCGACGCTCACGCCCGGCAGCGGGGTGGGTTCCGAGCCCGTGGCGATGACGATGTTCTTGGTCTCGAGCACGGTTTCGGTACCGTCCTCGGCCTTCACGACCACCTTGCCGGGTCCGTCGATGCGGCCCCAGCCCTTCACGTAGTCGGCCTTGTTCTTCTTCATCAGGAACTCGACGCCCTTGGTCAGGGCTTCGACGCTCTCGGCCTTCTGGGCCATCATCTGCGGCAGGTTCAGCTTCGGCTTGACCTCGATGCCCAGCTTGGCGAACTCAGGACCGACGGCGGCCTGGTACATTTCCGAAGCGTGCAGCAGGGCCTTGGAGGGCATGCAGCCCACGTTCAGGCAGGTGCCGCCCAGCTTGCCGCGGCCTTCGACGATCGCGGTCTTCAGACCCAGCTGACCGGCGCGGATCGCCGCGTTGTAGCCACCGGGACCACCACCGATGATGACGACGTCGTACTGAGCCATGGGTCTTCGCCTTCAGGACGCGCCGAAAGCGGCGCCGGACAAAATATGGGGCCTCGCCGGCCATATTGTCAGACCTCTGGAGGCGCGTGTTCCTTAGAGGCATGCGGCCTAAAACGGAACCCGCTTTCGACGCGCCCGGCCTTGAAACTCAAGGAGAATGGCGGGTTTTTGCAAACCCGCCGCGACGACCCGCCGCAGGCCGCGCCACAAGCTTGACATCAGCCGGCCTGGAGAGCGCCACCGGTCGGTGGCGTCTTACCAGCATGACCATGCGCGTTCGCCTCATCGCCGCCCTCACCGCTATCGCCCTGAGCCTCGGCGCGCCTGTCGCCGCCTCGGCCTGGCCGGGCGCGAGCGGCGACCAGATCCCGGTGGCCAGCGCCAAGCCCGGCGACACCCTGGCGGTGTTCTATTCGGGCGACGGCGGCTGGGCGGCCCTGGATCAGGGCGTGACCCAGTACCTGGCCGACAACGGCCTGCCGACCCTGGGCGTCAATTCGCTGAGCTATTTCACCACCAAGCGATCGCCGGCAGGCGCCGCCGCCGACCTGGCCCAGGCCCTGAGAGACTACGAGCGCCTGTGGGGGCGCTCCAAGGTGACGCTGATCGGCTATTCGTTCGGGGCCGACGCCCTGCCGGCGATCATCCCGCACTTGCCCGCCGATCTCCGCGGCCACATCGGACGCCTGGTGCTGATCGGGACCGGCCCGAACGGCGACCTGCAGTTTCACCCGACCAGCTGGCTCAACATCGCCACGCCAGACGCCTATCCGGTGCGCCCGGCGATCGCGGCCTTAGCGGGCATGAAGATCACCTGCGTCTACGGCGACGCGGAAAAGGCCGACATCTGCCCCACCCTGCCCGATGCCGAAGTCACCAAGATCCGCCTGCCCGGCGACCACCACTTCAACCGCGACTACGCGGCGCTCGGCGCGGCGGTGCTGAAGGCCAGCCGCTAGAGCGGCGCGGGCAGTTCGTACTTCGCCGCCAGCCACCGCGTGATCGGGCGGGCGTCGCTGAGGAAGCTTAGGCCATTGGCCGTCTGGATTTCGCCGTGCGGGCCGGCGTCGGGAGAGGCCTGCGCCAGGATCAGGGTCGGAGCGTTCTGGTGCTCTTCGCCCAGGCGCTCGACCAGGGCCGGGCGCGGGCGGGGGTAGTCGACGCGGACGATGTCGAGGACCTCGCGCAGCTGCGGATAGGCGGCCAGGTAGCCTTCCATCATCGCGCAGTCGGGGCAGAAGCGCTGCTGGCCGTCTTTGTCGAAGCCCATCGCCAGCAGGTAGAGGGTGTCCTTGGCCATGACGGCTCCACAAGCGAAGAAGCCCGCCGGTGAGGGCGGGCTTCTCGTTGGTTCCTAGAATGGGAGTCCTTAGAGGTCCAGCAGCAGACGCTGCGGGTCTTCCAGGGCTTCCTTGACCTTGACCAGGAAGGTCACGGCGCCGGCGCCGTCAACGACGCGGTGGTCGTAGGACAGGGCCAGGTACATCATCGGGCGGATCTCGATCTTGCCGTTCACGACCATGGCGCGTTCCTTGATCGCGTGCATGCCCAGGATGCCCGACTGCGGCGCGTTCAGGATCGGCGTCGACATCAGCGAGCCGTAGATGCCGCCGTTGGTGATCGTGAAAGTGCCGCCTTGCATGTCCTCGATGGACAGCTGGCCGTCGCGGGCCTTCTTGCCCAGGGCGCCGATGGCCTTTTCGATCTCGGCCAGGTTCAGCGCGTCGGCGTCCCGGACGACCGGAACCACCAGGCCCTTGTCGGTGCCGACGGCGACGCCGATGTCGTAGTGGTTCTTGTAGACGATGTCCGTGCCGTCGATCTCGGCGTTGACGTCCGGGATCGCCTTCAGCGCGGCCACCACGGCCTTGGTGAAGAAGGACATGAAGCCCAGCTTCACGCCGTGGCGCTTTTCGAACACGTCCTTGTACTGGGCGCGCAGAGCCATCACGGCGCTCATGTCGACCTCGTTGAAGGTCGTCAGCATGGCGGCGGTGTTCTGGGCTTCCTTCAGGCGACGGGCGATCGTCTGACGCAGGCGCGTCATCTTCACGCGCTCTTCGCGCTCATGGATCGGACGCGGCGCGGCCGGAGCGGCGGCCGGGGCCGGAGCCGAGGCGCGAGCTTCCAGGGCGGCCAGGGCGTCGCCCTTGGTCACGCGACCGTCCTTGCCGGTGCCCGCGACCTTCGACAGGTCGAGATTGTTCTCGGCGGCGACGCGGGCCGGGGCCGGGCTGACCGGCGCGGCGGCGGGCGCCGAAGCGACGGGAGCCGGGGCAGCAGCGGCGGGAGCCGGCGCGGGGGCCGGAGCCGGAGCGGCGGCCTTCGGGGCCGGGGCAGCGGCGGCCGGAGCGGCCGACGCGGTCGCGCCTTCGGTCACCACGCCCAGGATCGTGCCCGGAACGACGGTCGCGCCTTCTTCGGCGCCGATGGCCGACAGCACGCCGTCAGCGGGCGAGGCCACTTCGAGGCTGACCTTGTCGGTCTCCAGCTCGACGAGGATCTCGTCCTTCTTCACGGCCTCCCCGACCTTCTTGGTCCAACGGGCGACCGTCGCTTCGGTGACGGATTCGCCGAGGGCGGGGGTGTTGATGTCGGCCATGGGGCTTTCCAGGTCTCTCTTGTTTGGTCCGGCGGATGTCTAGAACGAGGTGGCGACGCTTACGCGAAGGCCTCGTTGAGGAACGTCTCGAGTTCTTTCAGGTGGCGGCTCATCAGGCCCGCAGCGGTGGACGCCGAGGCCGGACGACCCACATAGCGGGCGCGCTTGGCCTTGATGTCCAGCTTGTCGAGCGTCAGCTCCAGCCACGGATCGACGAAGGTCCAGCCGCCCATGTTCTTGGGTTCTTCCTGGCACCAGACCAGGTCGGCGTTCTTGAAGCGGCTCAGCACGTTCATCAGCGACCGCATCGGCCACGGATAGAACTGCTCCAGACGCAGCAGATAGACGTCGTCGCGGCCGGTCTTGGCGCGATGGT contains the following coding sequences:
- a CDS encoding DUF3088 family protein, with translation MAKDTLYLLAMGFDKDGQQRFCPDCAMMEGYLAAYPQLREVLDIVRVDYPRPRPALVERLGEEHQNAPTLILAQASPDAGPHGEIQTANGLSFLSDARPITRWLAAKYELPAPL
- the odhB gene encoding 2-oxoglutarate dehydrogenase complex dihydrolipoyllysine-residue succinyltransferase; amino-acid sequence: MADINTPALGESVTEATVARWTKKVGEAVKKDEILVELETDKVSLEVASPADGVLSAIGAEEGATVVPGTILGVVTEGATASAAPAAAAPAPKAAAPAPAPAPAPAAAAPAPVASAPAAAPVSPAPARVAAENNLDLSKVAGTGKDGRVTKGDALAALEARASAPAPAAAPAAPRPIHEREERVKMTRLRQTIARRLKEAQNTAAMLTTFNEVDMSAVMALRAQYKDVFEKRHGVKLGFMSFFTKAVVAALKAIPDVNAEIDGTDIVYKNHYDIGVAVGTDKGLVVPVVRDADALNLAEIEKAIGALGKKARDGQLSIEDMQGGTFTITNGGIYGSLMSTPILNAPQSGILGMHAIKERAMVVNGKIEIRPMMYLALSYDHRVVDGAGAVTFLVKVKEALEDPQRLLLDL
- the lpdA gene encoding dihydrolipoyl dehydrogenase, which gives rise to MAQYDVVIIGGGPGGYNAAIRAGQLGLKTAIVEGRGKLGGTCLNVGCMPSKALLHASEMYQAAVGPEFAKLGIEVKPKLNLPQMMAQKAESVEALTKGVEFLMKKNKADYVKGWGRIDGPGKVVVKAEDGTETVLETKNIVIATGSEPTPLPGVSVDNKRILDSTGALSLPEVPKHLVVVGAGVIGLELGSVWKRLGAEVTVVEYLDRILPGTDTEVATAFQKILTKQGFKFQLGAKVTGAEAGAKGVKLTHEPVAGGEAATIEADYVLVAIGRRPFTQGLGLETVGITPDKRGMIANDHYKTGVAGVWVVGDVTSGPMLAHKAEDEAIACIELIAGKAGHVNYDIIPGVVYTSPEVATVGKTEDELKAAGVAYKVGKFPFLANSRAKINHETDGFVKVLADAKTDRILGAHMVGPNVGDMIAEYCVAMEFGGASEDVARTCHPHPTRSEALRQAAMGVEGWVTQA
- a CDS encoding AcvB/VirJ family lysyl-phosphatidylglycerol hydrolase, giving the protein MTMRVRLIAALTAIALSLGAPVAASAWPGASGDQIPVASAKPGDTLAVFYSGDGGWAALDQGVTQYLADNGLPTLGVNSLSYFTTKRSPAGAAADLAQALRDYERLWGRSKVTLIGYSFGADALPAIIPHLPADLRGHIGRLVLIGTGPNGDLQFHPTSWLNIATPDAYPVRPAIAALAGMKITCVYGDAEKADICPTLPDAEVTKIRLPGDHHFNRDYAALGAAVLKASR